The following proteins come from a genomic window of Rubinisphaera margarita:
- a CDS encoding DUF3467 domain-containing protein: protein MNASHPENEPDDNDSPEPMHAEFQHRAVTARVTENAAMGVFSNAAVILSGNFEFVLDFVLRMGKPDRVMARVVLPVPVVEQFVRTLRESLGNYEKQFGVVPDLVKPGTTAKKTPDAPKPPEGSGTVHGSFVGSIGPDGNIAASEESGSKGRGTPSIDEIYDDLKLDDNMLGGAYANAVLIRHSATEFCFDFVTNIYPRSSVTARVFMAVPQVPPLLNSLSHSFDQFRRRNPPPPQTPPPEDAP from the coding sequence ATGAACGCGTCACACCCGGAAAACGAACCCGATGATAACGACTCCCCCGAGCCGATGCATGCCGAGTTTCAGCACCGGGCCGTCACGGCTCGCGTGACGGAAAACGCGGCAATGGGAGTCTTCTCCAACGCCGCGGTCATCCTGAGCGGCAACTTTGAATTCGTGCTCGACTTCGTCCTGCGAATGGGGAAACCGGACCGCGTGATGGCTCGGGTCGTTCTCCCCGTTCCCGTAGTCGAGCAGTTTGTCAGAACGCTGCGGGAAAGTCTCGGCAATTACGAGAAGCAGTTCGGCGTTGTTCCCGATCTGGTCAAGCCGGGCACGACGGCGAAGAAGACGCCTGACGCTCCCAAGCCGCCCGAAGGCTCGGGAACCGTTCACGGCAGCTTCGTCGGATCCATCGGACCGGATGGCAACATCGCTGCCTCCGAGGAATCCGGGTCGAAAGGGCGGGGCACCCCGTCGATCGACGAGATTTACGACGACCTCAAGCTCGACGACAACATGCTCGGCGGAGCGTACGCCAACGCCGTTCTGATCCGACACTCGGCCACTGAGTTCTGCTTCGACTTCGTGACCAACATTTATCCGCGGTCTTCGGTCACAGCCCGCGTCTTCATGGCTGTGCCGCAGGTTCCGCCGCTGCTGAATTCGTTGTCGCACTCCTTCGATCAGTTCCGTCGCCGCAATCCGCCGCCGCCCCAGACGCCGCCGCCCGAAGATGCTCCCTGA
- a CDS encoding NUDIX hydrolase, producing the protein MTGYDPPTHFERKTPIGDDRERLTCNRCGWIHYENPKVIVGVVATWEEKILLCRRAIEPRHGYWTIPAGFMELRETAEEGAQREAREEALLQVEINALLGAYSIPRAGQMHLIYRGQMTSPEFGPGPESLEVALYDWDDIPWDELAFLSNRWALNHYNESKHLETFPPFTVPVEDVETVSGRKPS; encoded by the coding sequence ATGACGGGTTACGACCCACCGACTCATTTTGAACGGAAGACTCCGATCGGAGACGATCGAGAACGGCTCACGTGCAATCGCTGCGGCTGGATCCATTACGAGAACCCCAAGGTGATTGTCGGTGTGGTCGCGACCTGGGAAGAAAAGATTCTCCTTTGCCGTCGCGCGATCGAACCTCGTCATGGATACTGGACCATCCCTGCGGGTTTCATGGAACTGCGAGAGACGGCTGAGGAAGGGGCTCAGCGGGAAGCGCGGGAAGAAGCCCTGCTCCAGGTCGAGATCAACGCTCTACTCGGAGCCTATTCGATTCCCCGAGCCGGACAGATGCATCTGATCTATCGCGGCCAGATGACGTCTCCCGAATTCGGACCGGGACCGGAAAGCCTCGAAGTCGCGCTCTACGACTGGGACGACATCCCCTGGGACGAACTCGCGTTTCTTTCCAATCGTTGGGCGCTGAACCACTACAACGAGTCAAAGCACCTGGAAACATTTCCGCCATTCACCGTGCCGGTGGAAGATGTGGAAACCGTGTCCGGTCGGAAGCCCTCCTGA